The Neochlamydia sp. S13 genome has a segment encoding these proteins:
- the priA gene encoding primosomal protein N' — protein sequence MSLYASVILDSALDKPLEYSIPPEFTLHAKPGVRVEVPLRRQFQRGYILKVQNQATFPSVKPIAKILSEGELITPPLFELALWLAKYYCTPLHQVFKILLPASVRKDIQHKQQFYVLRKKTREELKIYCEKIRNRFPAQAEVIDIMLQVKKGILLSELLEISKCSRSSVDTLINKDYLQMDIVRIDRSPLIDEEYFKTKAKQLNAEQLQAFEKVKHSLSENQFETHLIFGVTGSGKTEIYLQAIEQALMQNKGTIMLVPEISLTAQTIERFRSRFDHKIAILHHQLSQGERFDEWHKIRRGESPIVIGARSAIFSPVPNLGLIIVDEEHEQSYKQSEEQPCYNARDVAVMRGKMSNSTVILGSATPSLESYYNASISKYTLSKLTMRAATANMPRMHIVDMAKEFEKAKGYTNFSEKLITGIKQRFEQGEQTILFLNRRGYHTTLLCQQCRQAVKCEHCDVTMTFHLGDNALACHLCGYTLTPPPKQCPNCHHDHPMKYKGVGTELIEKNIHALFPGIRTVRMDADTTKHKGSHQKLLKTFSSGKADVLIGTQMIAKGLHFPSVTLVGILNCDSTLNLPDFRASETVFQLITQVSGRAGRGQIAGEVILQTSLPDNSTICLAAANNYEIFFEEELNVRQAFNYPPFSNLIKITFSGPDQKKTSDYAHYTRSWLMDHSNEICKWHEIIPAGYAKVKGQYRYQFLICCANVYALNRVLESFRHTHHSLQTVKMRVDVNPVSTFF from the coding sequence ATGTCGCTGTATGCCTCTGTTATCCTTGATAGTGCCCTGGACAAGCCTTTGGAATATAGCATTCCCCCTGAGTTTACTTTGCACGCTAAACCCGGTGTACGTGTTGAAGTACCCTTACGCCGTCAATTTCAACGAGGATATATCCTGAAGGTACAAAACCAGGCTACTTTTCCTTCCGTAAAGCCCATCGCTAAAATTTTATCAGAGGGAGAGCTTATCACTCCTCCCTTATTTGAACTAGCTTTATGGCTAGCCAAATATTATTGCACACCTCTCCACCAAGTTTTCAAAATCTTGCTACCCGCCAGTGTACGCAAAGATATACAGCACAAACAGCAATTTTATGTCCTGCGTAAAAAAACGCGTGAGGAATTAAAGATTTATTGCGAAAAAATACGTAACAGATTTCCAGCGCAAGCTGAAGTCATCGATATCATGCTTCAAGTAAAAAAAGGGATTTTACTCAGTGAATTGCTAGAAATATCCAAATGTTCTCGCAGCTCTGTAGATACGCTTATTAATAAAGATTATTTACAAATGGATATTGTGCGTATTGATCGTTCGCCCCTTATCGATGAAGAATATTTTAAGACCAAAGCTAAACAGCTTAATGCAGAACAACTTCAAGCTTTTGAAAAAGTAAAGCACAGCCTTAGCGAAAATCAATTTGAAACCCACCTTATTTTCGGGGTCACAGGAAGTGGTAAAACTGAAATTTATTTACAGGCTATAGAGCAAGCTTTAATGCAGAATAAAGGAACAATTATGTTAGTTCCGGAAATCTCTTTAACAGCTCAAACTATCGAACGTTTTCGCAGCCGTTTTGATCATAAAATTGCCATTCTTCATCATCAATTAAGCCAGGGAGAACGCTTTGATGAATGGCACAAAATTCGCCGTGGAGAGTCCCCTATTGTGATTGGAGCTCGCTCAGCAATCTTTAGTCCTGTTCCTAATTTAGGGCTCATTATCGTAGATGAAGAACATGAGCAATCCTATAAGCAATCTGAGGAACAGCCTTGCTACAATGCCCGCGATGTAGCGGTCATGCGAGGAAAAATGAGTAATAGCACAGTCATTCTTGGGAGTGCAACGCCAAGCTTAGAAAGCTATTATAATGCTTCGATTAGCAAATATACTTTAAGCAAACTTACCATGCGGGCCGCTACAGCAAACATGCCTCGCATGCATATTGTTGACATGGCAAAAGAATTTGAAAAAGCTAAAGGATATACGAATTTTTCAGAAAAGCTTATCACAGGAATAAAGCAGCGTTTTGAACAAGGGGAGCAAACCATCTTATTTCTTAACCGCCGTGGTTACCATACTACTCTACTCTGCCAGCAATGTCGGCAAGCAGTCAAATGTGAACATTGTGATGTCACCATGACTTTTCATTTAGGCGACAACGCTTTAGCTTGCCATCTATGTGGCTACACACTCACTCCTCCCCCAAAGCAGTGCCCTAATTGTCATCATGACCATCCCATGAAATATAAAGGGGTAGGAACTGAATTGATTGAAAAAAATATACATGCTTTATTCCCTGGCATTCGTACAGTACGCATGGATGCAGATACTACGAAGCATAAAGGCAGCCATCAGAAGCTTTTAAAAACTTTCAGCAGTGGCAAAGCGGATGTATTGATTGGCACCCAAATGATCGCTAAGGGTCTTCACTTTCCTTCGGTTACCCTTGTTGGAATATTAAATTGTGATTCTACCCTTAATCTCCCCGATTTTCGTGCTTCAGAGACAGTTTTCCAATTAATTACACAAGTTTCTGGGCGAGCAGGACGTGGCCAAATAGCAGGTGAAGTGATTCTACAAACAAGTTTACCTGATAATTCAACGATTTGCTTAGCGGCAGCTAACAATTATGAAATTTTTTTTGAAGAAGAACTAAATGTAAGGCAAGCTTTTAATTATCCTCCTTTTTCTAATCTAATCAAAATTACCTTTTCGGGCCCAGACCAAAAAAAGACCTCGGATTATGCTCATTATACGCGCTCGTGGCTTATGGATCATTCAAATGAAATTTGTAAATGGCATGAAATTATTCCTGCAGGATACGCAAAAGTTAAAGGTCAGTATCGGTATCAATTTCTTATCTGTTGTGCTAATGTGTATGCTTTGAATCGCGTTTTAGAAAGTTTCCGTCATACCCATCACTCTTTGCAAACGGTAAAAATGCGAGTAGATGTAAACCCTGTCTCTACATTTTTTTAA
- a CDS encoding flagellar biosynthetic protein FliO has protein sequence MQKYIEMLELHLLISNPSDLMKNNFLCFVIVCTAYILCKQGYSEQAFDHPQTLAHFSPALEEDHSDTLEKNQSENFETPIHSAHPTSKVEFSPKTDDNEGARFFHELINILTTLGLIVAVVLIASWMIKRLLRGKIHQLNATSLIKVIEYRSLTPKTAVYLLEIKGKGIIIAESVNGVTHLGAFENNESEESLPSSFKERIENKDISL, from the coding sequence GTGCAAAAATATATTGAAATGCTAGAATTGCACTTATTAATTTCTAACCCATCAGATCTTATGAAAAATAATTTTCTTTGTTTCGTTATTGTTTGCACAGCTTACATACTTTGTAAGCAAGGGTATAGTGAACAAGCTTTCGATCATCCACAGACTTTGGCCCACTTTTCTCCTGCCTTGGAGGAAGACCACTCTGATACCCTGGAGAAAAATCAATCTGAAAATTTTGAAACTCCTATTCACTCTGCCCACCCTACTTCAAAAGTCGAATTCTCCCCAAAAACTGACGACAATGAAGGAGCTCGATTTTTTCATGAACTTATCAATATCTTAACCACTTTAGGATTAATTGTGGCAGTAGTTTTGATAGCTTCCTGGATGATTAAAAGATTGCTTAGAGGAAAAATTCATCAATTGAACGCTACCAGTTTAATTAAAGTCATCGAATATCGCTCGTTAACCCCAAAAACGGCAGTTTATCTTTTAGAAATAAAAGGAAAAGGAATTATTATAGCTGAATCTGTTAATGGAGTTACACACCTAGGTGCATTTGAAAATAATGAATCGGAGGAAAGTCTACCTTCATCGTTTAAAGAGAGGATAGAGAACAAAGATATTTCATTATGA